Proteins co-encoded in one Corynebacterium tuberculostearicum genomic window:
- a CDS encoding sugar porter family MFS transporter, protein MNKEVYVKVVAGIAALGGLLFGYDTGVMSGALLFISPAFDMSAHQEGWVTSMLLVGAAVGALTAGRIADSFGRRFTLIAGGIIFVLGSIWCALSGSVGMLATARTFLGFAVGAVSIVSPMYIAEIVPAKVRGRMVSLNTLAIVVGQLMAYLVNSALASTGSWEWMLGLAAVPGLALALGMAFLPETPVWLATNGRMPRAQEIAGRAGMDISELTSQETARKSSGSEWKALKANRWMQITVLLAMLMGLTQQITGVNAIVYFAPTMMNQVGISTANSVYTSIVIGTVSVLACWVGLKVVDRIGRKRLLLTGLTGNVISLFILSFAYSHAQDSTAMAMVSLVFMALFIAFQQAAVSPTTWLLISELVPLQVRGLGMGIAGLSLWATNWAVAQYFLPLVEWLTGPVAFIVFGAFGLIAIGYTKVLVPETMGRSLDEVGEEMKSRFGRESAAVEP, encoded by the coding sequence GTGAATAAGGAAGTTTATGTCAAGGTAGTAGCTGGCATAGCGGCCCTCGGCGGGCTGCTTTTTGGATACGACACCGGCGTGATGTCCGGTGCCTTGCTTTTTATTAGCCCCGCATTCGACATGAGCGCGCACCAAGAGGGCTGGGTGACCTCGATGCTGCTCGTGGGTGCTGCAGTAGGGGCGCTGACGGCCGGGCGCATCGCCGATAGCTTTGGCCGCCGCTTCACACTGATTGCGGGTGGCATCATTTTCGTGTTGGGCTCCATCTGGTGTGCCCTGTCCGGTTCGGTGGGTATGCTGGCCACCGCGCGCACCTTTTTGGGCTTTGCCGTGGGTGCAGTCTCCATCGTGTCCCCCATGTACATCGCGGAGATCGTGCCCGCCAAGGTGCGCGGGCGCATGGTCTCGCTCAATACCCTAGCGATTGTGGTGGGCCAGTTGATGGCTTACCTGGTCAACTCCGCGCTGGCATCTACCGGTAGCTGGGAGTGGATGCTGGGCCTGGCCGCCGTGCCGGGCCTGGCGCTGGCGCTCGGAATGGCTTTCCTGCCAGAGACGCCGGTATGGCTGGCAACCAACGGGCGCATGCCCCGCGCCCAAGAGATTGCCGGGCGCGCCGGGATGGATATCTCGGAGCTGACCTCGCAGGAGACCGCGCGAAAGTCCAGCGGATCCGAATGGAAGGCGCTGAAGGCCAATCGGTGGATGCAGATTACGGTGCTGCTTGCCATGCTGATGGGCCTGACGCAGCAGATTACCGGTGTCAACGCTATTGTGTACTTCGCACCGACCATGATGAACCAGGTGGGGATTTCCACGGCCAACTCGGTTTATACGTCCATCGTTATCGGCACGGTATCCGTGCTGGCTTGCTGGGTGGGGCTCAAGGTCGTGGACCGCATTGGGCGAAAGCGGCTATTGCTTACCGGCCTGACCGGCAACGTGATCTCGCTGTTTATCCTCTCCTTCGCCTATTCCCATGCGCAGGACTCCACCGCCATGGCGATGGTCTCGTTGGTCTTTATGGCGCTGTTTATCGCCTTCCAGCAGGCTGCAGTGTCGCCCACTACCTGGCTACTCATCTCCGAGCTGGTGCCGCTGCAGGTGCGCGGCCTAGGCATGGGCATTGCGGGGCTCTCGCTATGGGCCACCAACTGGGCCGTGGCGCAGTACTTCCTGCCGCTAGTGGAGTGGCTCACCGGCCCGGTGGCGTTTATCGTCTTCGGAGCTTTTGGTCTCATAGCCATCGGCTACACCAAGGTTTTGGTTCCAGAGACTATGGGACGTAGCCTGGATGAGGTAGGCGAGGAGATGAAGTCGCGCTTTGGGCGCGAGTCCGCAGCCGTTGAGCCTTAG
- the nrdH gene encoding glutaredoxin-like protein NrdH — MSITVYTKPACVQCNATKKALDRAGLDYNLVDISVDDEARDYVMALGYVQAPVVEANGEHWSGFRPDRIKGLASVAASA; from the coding sequence ATGTCTATCACCGTTTACACCAAGCCAGCTTGTGTTCAGTGCAACGCCACCAAGAAGGCCCTCGATCGCGCCGGTCTCGATTACAACTTGGTCGATATTTCTGTTGATGATGAAGCCCGTGACTATGTCATGGCACTGGGCTACGTTCAGGCACCAGTAGTTGAAGCTAATGGCGAGCACTGGTCCGGTTTCCGCCCTGACCGCATCAAGGGCTTGGCTTCCGTAGCGGCATCCGCTTAA
- a CDS encoding esterase/lipase family protein, translated as MSKLIVTALVAAALGFSIPVAHADEPQWESSVPSSFGINDPSCTPSGDITEPVVLLHGTSNNASVWGNLVHLLQDQGACVWAFDYGADDVTLQNMIPSVKAIADLDDSAAEIADQVDYVREVTGSDKVNLVGHSQGGMHIKTYTQMHEGAAHVSHAVALGGQFPRHHAQWAGGGAL; from the coding sequence GTGTCTAAGCTAATCGTGACTGCACTTGTTGCTGCCGCCCTAGGATTTTCTATCCCAGTTGCTCATGCAGACGAACCGCAGTGGGAATCCTCGGTTCCGTCGTCCTTTGGTATCAATGACCCGTCCTGTACGCCTTCAGGGGACATCACTGAGCCCGTTGTGCTGCTGCATGGAACCTCGAATAATGCTTCCGTGTGGGGAAATTTGGTCCACCTCTTGCAAGATCAGGGGGCGTGCGTGTGGGCCTTTGACTACGGCGCCGATGATGTCACCTTGCAGAATATGATTCCAAGCGTCAAAGCCATCGCGGACCTGGATGATTCGGCCGCGGAAATTGCGGATCAGGTGGACTATGTCCGCGAGGTCACTGGCTCGGACAAGGTGAACTTGGTGGGCCATTCCCAGGGTGGCATGCACATCAAGACCTATACCCAGATGCACGAGGGGGCGGCCCACGTGTCCCATGCAGTAGCGCTGGGGGGGCAATTTCCACGGCACCACGCTCAATGGGCAGGGGGAGGCGCTCTCTAA
- the nrdF gene encoding class 1b ribonucleoside-diphosphate reductase subunit beta, whose translation MSHEYDDYLSSHEKPVEAINWNSIPDEKDLEVWDRLTGNFWLPEKVPVSNDLPSWKTLTEQEKETTMRVFTGLTLLDTIQGTVGAISLLPDSQTLHEEAVYTNIAFMESVHAKSYSNIFMTLATTPMINDAFRWSEENENLQKKAKIILSYYKGEDPLKKKVASTLLESFLFYSGFYLPMYFSSRAKLTNTADIIRLIIRDEAVHGYYIGYKFQQAYKQLDEERQAELKEYTFDLVYDLYDNEIDYTEDLYDELGWTEDVKRFLRYNANKALNNLGFEGLFPADETRVSPAILSSLSPNADENHDFFSGSGSSYVIGKAEDTTDDDWDF comes from the coding sequence GTGTCGCACGAGTACGATGACTATCTTTCTAGTCATGAAAAGCCAGTTGAAGCTATTAACTGGAATAGCATCCCGGATGAAAAGGACCTTGAAGTGTGGGACCGTCTCACCGGCAACTTCTGGTTGCCGGAAAAGGTTCCCGTCTCCAATGACCTTCCCAGCTGGAAGACGCTGACGGAGCAGGAAAAGGAAACCACCATGCGGGTCTTTACCGGCCTGACCCTGCTGGATACCATCCAAGGCACCGTCGGCGCGATTTCTCTCCTGCCGGATTCCCAGACCCTGCACGAAGAAGCGGTGTATACCAATATCGCCTTCATGGAGTCCGTGCATGCCAAGTCATATTCCAATATCTTCATGACTCTGGCGACCACGCCGATGATCAACGATGCTTTCCGCTGGTCTGAAGAGAACGAGAATTTGCAGAAGAAGGCCAAGATCATCTTGTCCTACTACAAGGGCGAGGATCCGCTGAAAAAGAAGGTGGCCTCCACTCTGCTGGAGTCCTTCTTGTTCTATTCCGGTTTCTACCTGCCGATGTACTTCTCGTCTCGCGCAAAGCTGACCAATACTGCCGATATTATTCGTCTCATCATTCGCGATGAGGCAGTGCATGGCTACTACATTGGCTATAAGTTCCAGCAGGCATATAAGCAGCTGGATGAAGAACGCCAGGCGGAGCTGAAGGAATACACCTTCGACTTGGTCTACGATCTCTATGACAACGAGATTGACTACACCGAGGACCTCTATGATGAGCTTGGGTGGACCGAGGACGTCAAGCGTTTCCTGCGCTATAACGCGAATAAGGCGCTGAATAACTTGGGCTTTGAAGGCCTCTTCCCGGCCGATGAGACGCGTGTTTCCCCGGCTATCTTGTCCTCGTTGTCGCCGAATGCGGATGAGAACCATGACTTCTTCTCCGGATCCGGTTCTTCCTATGTCATTGGCAAGGCCGAGGACACTACTGATGATGACTGGGATTTCTAA
- the nrdE gene encoding class 1b ribonucleoside-diphosphate reductase subunit alpha: MSTQLGKTVAEPVKPEEQLDYHALNAMLNLYDANGKIQFDKDREAANQFFLQHVNQNTVYFHDLEEKIDYLINNKYYDPQVIEQYDFSFIKELFKRAYAYKFRFKSFLGAYKYYTSYTLKTFDGRRYLERFEDRVSMTALFLADGDTGLAEHLVDEIMTGCFQPATPTFLNAGKAQRGELVSCFLLRIEDNMESIGRSINSALQLSKRGGGVALLLSNIRESGAPIKHIENQSSGVIPVMKLLEDAFSYANQLGARQGAGAVYLNAHHPDIMNFLDTKRENADEKIRIKTLSLGIVVPDITFELAKRNDDMYLFSPYDVERVYGKAFGDISVTEHYEEMVEDPRISKKKINARHFFQTVAELQFESGYPYIMFEDTVNRANPVKTSWINMSNLCSEILQVNSPSEFNADLTYEELGSDISCNLGSLNIAMTMDSPDFANTVETAIRGLTAVADKTSIDSVPSVRRGNDESHAIGLGQMNLHGYLGREHIEYGSEEGLDFTNAYFAAILYAALRASNKIARERGEYFKEFPQSEYASGEFFDRYDPEEFKPKTKKVQALFDASSIHTPSVQDWEDLKQDVAKYGLYNRNLQAVPPTGSISYINNSTSSIHPIASKIEIRKEGKIGRVYYPAPHMDNENLEYFKDSYEIGFEKIVDTYAVATKYVDQGLSLTLFFKDTATTREVNRAQIYAWRKGIKTLYYIRLRQMALEGTEVEGCVSCML; encoded by the coding sequence GTGAGTACGCAATTGGGGAAGACCGTCGCCGAGCCAGTAAAGCCAGAGGAGCAGTTGGATTACCACGCTCTGAACGCGATGCTGAATCTCTACGATGCAAATGGCAAGATTCAGTTCGATAAAGACCGCGAGGCCGCTAACCAATTCTTCCTGCAGCACGTAAACCAGAACACGGTCTACTTCCACGATCTGGAAGAAAAGATCGACTACCTGATCAATAACAAGTATTACGACCCACAGGTCATTGAGCAGTACGATTTCTCCTTCATCAAGGAACTGTTCAAGCGGGCCTACGCCTATAAGTTCCGTTTCAAGTCCTTCCTGGGCGCGTATAAGTACTACACGAGCTACACGCTGAAGACCTTTGATGGCCGCCGCTACTTGGAGCGTTTTGAAGACCGCGTCTCCATGACGGCTCTATTTTTGGCGGATGGCGATACTGGCCTAGCGGAGCATCTTGTCGATGAGATTATGACCGGCTGTTTCCAGCCGGCTACCCCGACCTTCCTCAATGCTGGCAAAGCTCAGCGCGGCGAGCTTGTGTCCTGCTTCTTGCTGCGCATAGAGGACAACATGGAGTCCATCGGCCGCTCCATCAACTCCGCATTGCAGTTATCCAAGCGTGGCGGCGGCGTAGCGCTGCTGCTGTCTAATATCCGCGAGTCCGGTGCGCCGATTAAGCATATTGAGAACCAGTCCTCCGGCGTTATTCCCGTGATGAAGCTCTTGGAGGATGCCTTTTCCTACGCTAACCAGCTCGGCGCCCGTCAGGGTGCCGGTGCGGTCTACCTCAACGCGCATCACCCGGACATCATGAACTTCCTAGATACTAAGCGCGAGAATGCGGATGAAAAGATCCGCATTAAGACCCTCTCGCTGGGTATCGTCGTGCCGGATATTACTTTCGAGCTGGCCAAGCGCAATGACGATATGTACCTCTTCTCGCCGTACGACGTCGAGCGGGTCTACGGCAAGGCTTTCGGTGACATCTCCGTGACCGAGCACTACGAAGAGATGGTGGAAGACCCACGCATCAGTAAAAAGAAGATCAACGCCCGTCACTTCTTCCAGACCGTGGCAGAGCTGCAGTTCGAATCCGGCTACCCGTACATCATGTTCGAGGACACCGTGAACCGCGCCAACCCGGTAAAAACCTCGTGGATCAATATGTCTAACCTGTGCTCGGAGATCTTGCAGGTCAACTCCCCATCCGAGTTTAATGCGGACCTGACTTACGAGGAACTGGGCAGCGATATTTCTTGCAACTTGGGCTCGCTGAATATTGCGATGACCATGGATTCTCCGGACTTTGCCAATACGGTGGAGACCGCCATCCGCGGCCTGACCGCCGTGGCGGATAAGACCTCCATTGACTCGGTGCCGTCCGTGCGCCGTGGTAATGACGAGTCCCATGCCATCGGCTTGGGCCAGATGAACCTGCACGGTTATTTGGGCCGCGAGCACATCGAGTACGGCTCGGAAGAGGGTTTGGACTTTACCAATGCTTACTTTGCCGCCATTTTGTATGCGGCGCTGCGTGCTTCCAATAAGATTGCCCGTGAGCGCGGGGAGTATTTCAAGGAATTCCCACAGTCTGAGTATGCCTCGGGCGAATTCTTTGACCGCTACGATCCGGAAGAGTTTAAGCCGAAGACCAAGAAGGTGCAGGCGCTTTTCGACGCCTCTTCGATCCACACCCCGTCCGTCCAGGATTGGGAGGATCTGAAACAGGACGTCGCCAAGTACGGCCTGTACAACCGCAACCTGCAGGCGGTGCCGCCGACGGGCTCGATTTCCTATATCAATAACTCCACCTCGTCCATCCACCCAATTGCCTCCAAGATTGAGATCCGCAAGGAAGGCAAGATTGGCCGCGTCTACTACCCAGCGCCGCATATGGATAACGAGAACTTGGAGTACTTCAAGGACTCCTACGAGATTGGCTTCGAGAAGATTGTCGATACCTACGCCGTAGCCACCAAATACGTGGACCAAGGTCTATCGCTAACGCTCTTCTTTAAGGACACCGCGACCACCCGCGAGGTCAACCGCGCGCAGATTTATGCGTGGCGCAAGGGCATTAAGACCTTGTATTACATCCGCTTGCGCCAGATGGCGCTGGAAGGCACTGAGGTCGAGGGCTGCGTATCCTGCATGCTCTAA
- the ctaD gene encoding aa3-type cytochrome oxidase subunit I, whose product MTAVAPRVDDYVAPTRPEPTGNAKTGSKAWVFLTSTDHKQLGIMYLIMSFSFFFLGGFMALLIRAELFTPGLQFLSNEQFNQLFTMHGTVMLLLFATPVVWGFGNYILPLQIGAPDVAFPRLNAFGFWVTLLGGIVMLLGFVTPGGAADFGWTMYMPLADGIHTPGIGADMWIVGVGATGVGTIASAINMITTILTLRAPGMTMFRLPVFSWAVFTASAIVLMIFPLLTAAALGVLYDRKLGGHIYDSANGGGILWQHLFWFFGHPEVYVLALPFFGVVSEVVPVFSRKPVFGYIGLVFALLAIGSLSMAVWAHHMFVSGAILLPFFSFMTFLIAVPTGVKFFNWVGTMWKGHITWDTPMIFAMGFMATFLFGGMTGVMLASPALDFHLAESYFLIAHFHYTLFGTVVFSAFAGLYFWFPKMTGRMLDERLGKIHFWLTFVGFHGTFLVQHWVGNMGMPRRYADYLESDGFTVFNQISTIFSFVLGASVIPLIWNVFKSWRYGEIVTVDDPWGYGNSLEWATSCPPPRHNFVSLPRIRSERPAFELHYPHMVQRMREEAHVGSH is encoded by the coding sequence ATGACCGCTGTGGCGCCACGGGTCGACGATTACGTCGCCCCCACACGTCCAGAGCCAACCGGTAACGCGAAGACCGGTTCAAAGGCTTGGGTATTTCTAACGAGCACCGACCACAAGCAGCTGGGCATCATGTACTTGATCATGTCCTTCAGCTTCTTTTTCCTCGGTGGCTTTATGGCACTGTTGATCCGCGCGGAGCTGTTCACCCCGGGTCTCCAGTTCTTGTCCAACGAGCAGTTCAACCAGCTGTTTACCATGCACGGCACTGTGATGCTGCTGCTCTTTGCTACCCCAGTCGTGTGGGGCTTTGGTAACTACATTCTGCCGCTGCAGATTGGTGCACCGGACGTGGCCTTCCCGCGTCTGAACGCTTTCGGCTTCTGGGTTACCCTGCTGGGCGGCATCGTGATGCTGCTTGGCTTCGTCACCCCTGGTGGCGCGGCCGACTTCGGTTGGACCATGTACATGCCGCTGGCTGACGGTATCCACACCCCAGGCATTGGTGCGGATATGTGGATCGTTGGCGTGGGCGCTACCGGCGTTGGCACCATTGCCTCCGCTATCAACATGATCACCACCATTTTGACCCTGCGCGCACCGGGCATGACCATGTTCCGTCTGCCGGTCTTCAGCTGGGCAGTATTCACTGCATCCGCCATCGTGCTGATGATTTTCCCGCTGCTGACCGCTGCAGCATTGGGTGTTCTGTATGACCGGAAGCTGGGCGGCCACATCTACGATTCCGCTAATGGTGGCGGCATCCTGTGGCAGCACCTGTTCTGGTTCTTCGGCCACCCTGAGGTCTACGTCTTGGCACTGCCGTTCTTCGGCGTTGTTTCTGAGGTCGTTCCGGTCTTCTCCCGCAAGCCGGTCTTCGGCTACATCGGCTTGGTCTTCGCATTGCTGGCTATTGGCTCCCTGTCCATGGCTGTGTGGGCACACCACATGTTCGTTAGCGGCGCTATCCTGCTGCCGTTCTTCTCCTTCATGACGTTCCTGATTGCAGTGCCTACCGGCGTTAAGTTCTTCAACTGGGTCGGCACCATGTGGAAGGGCCACATCACCTGGGATACCCCGATGATCTTCGCTATGGGCTTCATGGCAACCTTCCTCTTCGGCGGCATGACCGGCGTTATGCTGGCATCCCCGGCACTGGACTTCCACCTGGCTGAGTCCTACTTCCTGATTGCGCACTTCCACTACACCCTGTTCGGTACGGTTGTGTTCTCCGCATTCGCTGGCCTGTACTTCTGGTTCCCGAAGATGACCGGCCGCATGCTGGATGAGCGTCTGGGCAAGATCCACTTCTGGCTGACCTTCGTCGGCTTCCACGGCACCTTCCTGGTTCAGCACTGGGTAGGCAACATGGGTATGCCGCGCCGCTACGCTGACTACCTAGAGTCCGATGGCTTCACGGTCTTCAACCAGATTTCCACCATCTTCTCCTTCGTCTTGGGCGCTTCCGTTATCCCGCTGATTTGGAACGTATTCAAGTCTTGGCGCTATGGCGAGATTGTTACCGTGGATGACCCATGGGGCTACGGCAACTCCCTTGAGTGGGCAACCTCCTGCCCGCCGCCACGCCACAACTTCGTGTCCCTGCCGCGCATCCGTTCCGAGCGCCCAGCGTTCGAGCTGCACTATCCGCACATGGTTCAGCGCATGCGCGAGGAAGCACACGTGGGTAGCCACTAA
- the serB gene encoding phosphoserine phosphatase SerB, producing MGGVSTQADTNAVITTSGPDKPGVSAAFFRVLASYNATLVDVEQAIFSGRITLAAHTRIPGARAEQIEQGLRNTLSIYGQQVSVDLREEESAARARSTHVVVLMGAEVTAHHVEEVARVLANFDANIDRIRGLSTSPLTGLELFLTLDGPAAPVRQALAELAKQIGIDIAIERAGLGRRSKRLVCFDCDSTLIQGEVIEMLAARAGKEEEVAAVTARAMRGELAFEESLRERVAVLAGLDAAIIDEVACDIQLTPGARETIATLNHIGYRTAVVSGGFIQVLEGLAAEMELDYVRANTLEIADGKLTGRVTGKVVDRKAKEEFLREFAADSGVGMRQTVAVGDGANDIDMITAAGLGIAFNAKPALQEVADTTVSHRRLDEVLQILGIPAEEVVRG from the coding sequence ATGGGCGGCGTGAGTACTCAAGCTGATACCAACGCAGTCATAACCACCAGTGGGCCGGACAAGCCTGGGGTTTCGGCAGCCTTCTTCCGCGTGCTGGCGTCCTATAACGCCACGCTTGTCGACGTCGAACAGGCCATCTTTTCCGGCCGTATCACCCTCGCCGCCCATACCCGCATCCCCGGGGCGCGGGCCGAGCAGATAGAGCAGGGGCTGCGCAATACCTTGAGCATTTATGGCCAGCAGGTCTCCGTGGACTTGAGGGAGGAAGAATCTGCCGCCCGTGCTCGCTCGACACATGTGGTGGTTCTCATGGGTGCCGAAGTAACGGCTCATCACGTAGAGGAAGTGGCACGCGTATTGGCCAATTTTGATGCCAATATTGATCGCATCCGTGGTCTTTCTACCTCCCCGTTGACTGGATTGGAGCTCTTTTTAACTCTGGACGGCCCAGCGGCGCCCGTGCGTCAGGCACTAGCGGAGCTGGCAAAGCAGATTGGAATCGATATTGCCATTGAGCGCGCGGGCCTCGGCCGGCGTTCTAAGCGATTGGTGTGCTTCGACTGCGATAGCACCCTCATTCAAGGCGAGGTCATCGAGATGCTGGCCGCCCGTGCTGGCAAAGAGGAGGAGGTTGCCGCAGTGACGGCCCGGGCAATGCGCGGCGAGTTGGCCTTTGAGGAGTCCCTGCGCGAGCGCGTCGCGGTGCTGGCCGGGTTGGATGCCGCCATCATTGATGAGGTGGCCTGCGATATTCAATTGACTCCTGGCGCCCGCGAGACCATCGCCACTTTGAACCATATTGGCTACCGCACCGCTGTGGTCTCCGGCGGGTTCATCCAAGTTCTAGAGGGCCTCGCCGCAGAGATGGAGTTGGACTACGTCCGCGCAAATACCTTGGAAATCGCCGACGGAAAGCTCACCGGCCGGGTAACCGGCAAGGTGGTTGACCGCAAGGCCAAAGAGGAATTCCTGCGGGAGTTCGCCGCAGATTCCGGAGTGGGCATGCGGCAGACGGTCGCCGTGGGCGATGGTGCCAATGACATCGATATGATTACCGCTGCTGGGTTGGGCATTGCCTTTAACGCAAAGCCGGCGCTGCAAGAAGTGGCGGATACCACGGTGAGTCACCGGCGGCTGGATGAGGTTCTGCAGATCTTGGGAATTCCGGCCGAGGAGGTTGTTCGTGGATAA
- the ykgO gene encoding type B 50S ribosomal protein L36, which produces MKVRKSLRSLKKKPGAQVIRRHGKVFVINKKDPRFKARQG; this is translated from the coding sequence ATGAAGGTCCGTAAGTCCCTTCGGTCGCTGAAGAAGAAGCCGGGCGCCCAGGTTATTCGCCGCCACGGTAAGGTCTTCGTGATCAACAAGAAGGATCCTCGTTTCAAGGCTCGTCAGGGCTAA
- a CDS encoding aminoacyl-tRNA hydrolase: protein MDKFETAHRRLVEACDSRSWRDDPENPDDPATIQAIQIALNLPKQEPPARTEVLEAAARAVVAVCLDERAGEDGAFAQALDQWYGHRIRKIARRARNKAWRDVQSLPGVTIADRARAFAPSAVGEVDPLIAKLQIGHTDLAYDEPGAPLDDAPVIYVDRSLDMSAGKAAAQVGHGSMMLAAAMSVGEARAWAENNFRLSVREVPGTEFRSACAQDGAVVIVDAGFTEIAPDSATVCALRRPIA from the coding sequence GTGGATAAATTTGAGACCGCCCACCGGCGGTTGGTGGAGGCATGTGATTCTCGCTCCTGGCGTGATGACCCAGAAAATCCGGATGATCCCGCCACCATCCAAGCCATACAGATTGCGCTTAACCTGCCAAAGCAGGAGCCGCCGGCCCGCACGGAGGTGCTAGAGGCGGCCGCCCGCGCCGTAGTGGCAGTGTGCCTCGACGAGCGCGCAGGCGAAGACGGTGCCTTCGCCCAGGCGCTGGACCAGTGGTACGGCCACCGCATCCGCAAGATTGCCCGCCGTGCGCGCAATAAGGCCTGGCGCGATGTGCAGAGCCTGCCTGGCGTGACTATTGCGGACCGCGCCCGTGCCTTCGCGCCCTCGGCAGTGGGCGAGGTGGATCCGCTCATTGCCAAGCTACAGATCGGCCACACCGACCTTGCCTATGATGAGCCAGGAGCCCCGCTTGACGATGCCCCCGTTATCTACGTCGACCGCAGCCTCGACATGTCTGCGGGCAAGGCCGCGGCACAGGTGGGCCATGGTTCTATGATGCTGGCCGCCGCGATGTCGGTGGGCGAGGCCCGCGCTTGGGCGGAAAACAACTTTCGGCTCTCGGTACGCGAAGTTCCCGGGACGGAATTTCGCTCCGCCTGCGCGCAGGATGGCGCTGTGGTCATCGTGGACGCCGGCTTTACGGAGATTGCGCCGGACTCGGCTACCGTGTGCGCCCTGCGGCGACCAATCGCTTAA
- a CDS encoding FadR/GntR family transcriptional regulator has product MSATPPLLGSVVDRLGAEIVCGDIAEGERFRLRDIEKRFGISRTVAREAMRTLEHLGMVSSGRRVGITVRPMEQWAVYDPVIIGWRLGSDKTRGQQVARLNELRLGIEPVAARLAAHNASAQQRSELLRLAARLAELETTPSPRVGEELETDLHFHTLILRASGNEMLAALAPSLVAMLKGKSVFGSRKRNPIGGTTQLHMELARAIDTGLADAAETASRTILDRTRAENG; this is encoded by the coding sequence ATGAGCGCTACCCCTCCCCTACTGGGCTCCGTGGTTGATAGGCTCGGCGCCGAAATCGTGTGCGGAGACATCGCGGAGGGCGAGCGGTTCCGACTGAGGGACATCGAAAAGCGCTTTGGTATCTCCCGCACCGTAGCCCGCGAGGCGATGCGCACCTTAGAGCACTTAGGCATGGTCAGCTCTGGGCGCCGAGTGGGCATCACGGTGCGGCCCATGGAGCAGTGGGCGGTTTATGACCCGGTTATCATCGGTTGGCGTTTAGGCAGCGATAAAACCCGCGGACAGCAAGTTGCCCGCCTCAACGAGCTGCGACTAGGCATCGAACCCGTGGCGGCTCGACTTGCCGCGCACAATGCCAGTGCCCAACAGCGCTCGGAATTACTCCGACTTGCCGCTCGGCTGGCAGAGCTAGAAACCACCCCTTCTCCCCGCGTGGGAGAGGAATTGGAAACCGATTTGCACTTCCACACTTTGATCCTGCGCGCCTCTGGCAATGAGATGCTGGCCGCGCTCGCCCCTTCCTTGGTAGCCATGCTCAAGGGCAAATCCGTCTTTGGCTCCCGCAAGCGCAATCCCATCGGCGGCACTACGCAGCTACACATGGAGTTGGCGCGCGCCATTGATACTGGGCTTGCCGACGCCGCCGAAACCGCCTCCCGCACCATCCTCGACCGCACTAGGGCCGAAAACGGCTAA
- the nrdI gene encoding class Ib ribonucleoside-diphosphate reductase assembly flavoprotein NrdI yields the protein MLVVYFSSATENTHRFVQKLGFPSARIPLRRTEEPLQVNEPYVLVCPTYGGGASISHQNSRPVPKQVIKFLNDEHNRSLIRAVISGGNSNFGADFGKAGDVISAKCKVPYVYRFELLGNEDDIKICREGLLANAAELGLEAAA from the coding sequence ATGTTGGTCGTGTATTTTTCCTCCGCGACGGAAAATACGCACCGGTTCGTGCAGAAACTGGGCTTTCCCAGCGCGCGCATCCCGCTGCGCCGCACGGAAGAGCCACTGCAAGTAAACGAACCCTATGTCTTGGTGTGCCCCACCTATGGCGGGGGCGCTTCCATCAGCCACCAAAACTCCCGGCCCGTGCCCAAGCAGGTAATAAAGTTCCTCAATGATGAGCACAACCGCAGCCTCATTCGCGCGGTAATTTCTGGTGGTAATAGCAATTTCGGTGCCGATTTTGGCAAAGCTGGTGATGTCATCAGTGCCAAATGCAAAGTGCCCTATGTTTATCGTTTCGAGTTGCTGGGAAACGAAGACGATATAAAAATTTGTCGTGAAGGCTTATTGGCCAACGCAGCCGAGCTCGGACTCGAAGCTGCCGCCTAG